From the genome of Pseudomonas sp. FP453:
ACAATCATAAAGTACAGATAACCACCCGGAGTCACCCATCATGCGTCTCAAATATGCTGTCGCAACCCTCGCTGTGCTTTCCCTCCCTGTCGGTTCAGCCATGGCCGACAGTTTCTGGCGCAATGTCATCTCGTCGGGCGCCACTACTGGCTCGACGTACCTGACCTTCAAGGACCACAAGCTGGTGGTCGCTGCGCAAGATGACGCGGGCAGCTTTGTTGCCAGCGACGGCGGCATCCGCGGCCCGTACCTGGAAGCCGCGATGCAGAAAGTCCGCGCCGACAACCCTGGCCTGCAGGCCACGGACATGGAGCTGGCCAACGCCATCCTCGCGAAAAATGCCGTCACCGAGTAATACTCGGCCCATAAAAAATGCCGCTTTTAAGCGGCATTCTTATATTCGTTCTTACAGCCATCAGTGCTGATAACTACACATACATTCTGCTTTTCACCAACTGATCGAGATAGGTCCTGTCGTGACAGGCAGGGGCCAGATCACAAGCTATGGATTCCTTTTATACAAAGCGAATCACTGCCCATGCAAAAGCTTGTCTACGCAATACTTCTCGCGACATTCACAACCTCTCACGCGCAAGCAGAAAGCTGGTACGGGTCGGCAAAACTCAACAGCGCCCGCCAAAACCTCTCGAGTGCGTTACTGACCAGCCCCCGCGTCACCGAGCGAGTGCAAGCCCCCGATAGCACCAAGTCACTCGTCGCCTCGTTTGCAATGGGTTATGCCTTTACCGATGGCTGGCGTATGGAAGGGGAATACACGATGCCAAACAGCTCCGCGTTCAAATCCTACTGGGCGCCCTTCAATGCCAACGTCAACAACCTGCAGGTCAACAGCCAGCGCTTGATGCTCAATGGCTACAAAGACATTCCGATCAACCATTGGCTGTCGTTTTACGGCATGGCTGGGATGGGGGTTGCACGGATTGAAGCCAAGGGCTACCAAACCATTGATACCCGCCGTTTCGCCAATAACCGCCAGCATAATTTCGCCTACAGTGTGGGCATGGGCCTGGAGGCCAAGGCCAACGAACAACTCACCCTGGGCGCCGGATACCGATACGTCGCCATGGGCGATGTAGAAACCGGCTACAACACCTTCGCCAATCGAATAAATGCCCGGGATGAACAGCTCAAAGGCAAACTCAAGGAGCAGAATGTGTTTCTGGAGGCACGCTTGTCCTTCTGACTTGCCAAAGGGAATGCCGCTCATCAAGCGGCATTTCCATCGTCACCATGACGATTCATTCACGGGCGACAGGCTATATTCAGTCGAGCCGTGCAACCATGCCGGTTCTGATAAGCCTTTTCTCATCGCCAATCTGAAACGGATGCCTTCGTCGTCATGAGCCAACAGCCCTTCCTGCCGTTTTCCAAACCCACCATCGACGAAGCCACTATCTCGGCAGTCGGCGATGTACTGCGCTCGGGCTGGATCACCAGCGGGCCGAAAGTGCAGGCATTCGAAGCCCAGCTGTCGGAATATTTCGGCGGCCGGCCGGTGCGCACCTTCAACTCGGGCACCTGCACCATGGAGATCGCCCTGCGCATCGCCGGGATCGGCCCGGGCGATGAAGTCATCACCACGCCAATCTCCTGGGTCGCCACGGCCAATGTGATCCTGGAAGTGGGTGCTACGCCGGTGTTTGCCGATATCGACCCAGTCACCCGCAATATCGACCTGGCTCAGGTCGAAGCGGCAATCACGCCGCGCACCAAGGCAATCATCCCGGTTTACCTGGCTGGCCTGCCGCTGGATATGCCAATGCTTTACGCGCTGGCCAACAAGTACAACCTGCGCATCGTCGAAGACGCCGCCCAGGCCCTGGGCTCCAGCTGGGATGGCGAACGCATCGGTGCCACCGGGGATTTCGTGTCGTTCAGCTTCCAGGCGAACAAGAACATCACCTCTTCCGAGGGCGGCTGCCTGGTATTGAACAATGCCGAAGAAGCGCGCCTGGCCGAGAAGTATCGCCTGCAAGGCGTGACCCGCACCGGCTTCGACGGCCTGGATGTGGATGTGTTGGGCGGCAAGTTCAACATGACCGATATCGCGGCGGCGATCGGCCTGGGGCAGTTCGCCCATATCGAGAAGATCACCGCCCATCGCCAGAACCTGGCGCGGCATTACTTCGATTGCTTCGGCAGCGACTTCGAAGAACAGTACGGCGCACAACTGCCGCCGGCGGATTTCGAAAACAGCAACTGGCACCTGTTCCAACTGGTGCTGCCGGAGCGTCAGGACGGCCTGCCGGCCCGCGCCACCTTCATGGAACAGATGCAAGCCCACGGCGTCGGCATTGGCTATCACTACCCGCCGATCCACCTGCTCAGCCTTTATCGGGCACAGGGGTTCAAGGAAGGCATGTTCCCGGTGGCGGAAAAGGTTGGGCGTTTGATCGTGTCGTTGCCGATGTTCACGGCGATGACCGAGGCGGATGTGGAGCGGTCGGTGGCGGCAGTCAAAGCCGTACTGAAAGCGAACTGAAAACTCTGGCTCACCCCAATCAAATGTGGGAGCTGGCTTGCCTGCGATAGCATCACTGCGGTGTAACTAATACACCGAGGTATCTGCATCGCAGGCAATCCAGCTCCCACAGGGGTTACTGCTGTTTCTACTGCCAGCGTTTACTCGCCGATGGCAGCCTTGTAGCCAGCAGCATCCAGCAGTTTTTCCAGGTCAGCCGGGTTGCTTGGCTTGAGCTTGAAGATCCAGGCGCCATACGGATCGGAGTTCAGCAGCTCAGGCTCGCCGCTCAGGGCCTCGTTCACCGCAATCACTTCGCCAGCCACTGGCGAGTAGATATCCGAAGCGGCCTTCACCGACTCAACCACACCCGCCTGATCCGCTGCGGCAAACACGTTGCCCACTTCGGTCAGCTCGACAAACACCACATCCCCCAACGCTTCCTGGGCATGGTCGGAGATACCCACGGTCACGGTGCCGTCAGCTTCCAGACGGGCCCATTCGTGACTTTCGGCAAAACGCAGGTCGGCAGGGATATCGCTCATAGTCTGTGTCCTCAAGAAGTAATGTCAGCGGCCATTGGCCTGCCGGAAATAGGTTAGATCAAGGTTTTGCCATGGCGCACGAAGGTCGGCTTGACCACTCGAACCGGATACCACTTGCCGCGGATTTCCACTTCAGCCCGATCGGCCGTCGCCGTCGGTACACGCGCCAGGGCAATGGATTTGCTCAACGTAGGAGAGAAACTACCACTGGTGATCTCTCCTTCGCCAACATTGGCGATACGAACCACCTGGTGAGCGCGTAAAACCCCGCGTTCTTCCAGCACCAACCCGACCAATTTGAACTGCACGCCGGCCGCCAATTCAGCCTCCAGCGCGGCGCGGCCGATGAAGTTGCGCCCGGCAGGCTCCCAGGCAATGCTCCAGGCCATGTTGGCGGCGAGCGGGGAAACGTCCTGGTGGATGTCCTGGCCGTACAGGTTCATGCCGGCTTCAAGACGCAGGGTATCGCGGGCACCGAGGCCGATAGGAGAAATGCCGGCGCCCACCAGGTCGTTGAAAAAACCCGGGGCCTGATCGGCAGGCAACACAATCTCCAGGCCGTCTTCGCCGGTATAACCGGTGCGGGCGATAAACCAATCGCCATCGGCCAGGCCTTCGAACGGCTTGAGCTGGTGAATCAGGGCGCCGCGGGACTGGGTGACCAGCTCGGCGATCTTCTGCCGGGCATGAGGGCCCTGAATGGCGAGCATGGCCAACTCGGACCGCTCATTGAGCTGCACGTGGAAGCCGCCCAATTGCGCCTGCATCCAAGCCATGTCCTGGTCGCGGGTAGCGGCGTTGACCACCAGCCGGTAACCGGCGTCGGTACGGTAGACGATCATGTCGTCCACCACGCCGCCCTTGTCGTTGAGCATGGCGCTGTACAACGCACGGCCGCAGCCATGCAGACGCTCGACATCATTGGCCAGCAGGTGCTGGAGCCAATCCTTGGCCTGGGGGCCGCTGACATCGATCACGGTCATATGAGATACATCGAACACCCCGCAGTCGCGTCGCACCTGATGGTGTTCTTCAACTTGCGAGCCGTAATGCAGAGGCATATCCCAACCGCCAAAATCGACCATTTTCGCGCCGAGGGCGAGATGCAGGTCATACAGAGGCGTACGCTGTCCCATGGGTTTCTCCTTCCGGGCTTGGCGAAGGTGCGCAGCGTTGCCATATGCGCTGGATGCCTTGAGTTACAAGGCCTGTAGCCACATACCGCAACCCGACCAGAAAGACGGAGCGCACCGAATGCCGCGCATTGTAGCCGCAAGCCGTGGGCCTGGCACCTAAGCGATTTGTCGGGCAGAGCGCCGAATCAAGCCGATCACCGGCAGCAGGCCGACCAACACCAGCGTCAGCGCCGGCAATGACGCCCGCGCCCACTCGCCTTCGCTGGTCATTTCAAAGATCCGAACCGCCAGGGTGTCCCAGCCAAACGGGCGCATCAGCAAGGTCGCGGGCATTTCCTTGAGCACGTCGACGAACACCAGCAACGCCGCACTCAGCGTCCCCGGCAGCAACAGCGGCAGATACACTTTGCAAAACAGTCGCGGTCCACTCACCCCAAGGCTGCGGGCAGCTTCCGGCAACGACGGGCGGATGCGCGCCAGGCTGTTTTCCAGCGGCCCATAGGCCACCGCCAAAAAGCGCACCAGATACGCCAGCACCAGCGCCGACAGGCTGCCCAGCAGCAACGGCTTGCCCGCACCGCCCAACGAGCCGGACAGCGGCACCACCAGTTCGCGGTCCAGGTAGCTGAACGCCAACATGATCGACACCGCCAGCACCGAACCCGGCAAGGCATACCCGACGTTGGCCAGGCTGATGCCGGAGCGGATCGCCCGGGTCGGCGCCAGGCGGTTGGCGAACGCCAGCACCAGCGCCACGCTGACCGTGATCAACGCCGCGATACCGCCCAGGTAAAGGGTATGCACGATCAGGCCCGAATAGCGCTCATCCACGTCGAAACGGCCGCGCTGCCAGAACCAGGCGACCAGTTGCAGCATCGGGATGACAAACGCGCAGGCAAACACCAGACCACACCAACTGCTGGCTGCTGCGGCCTTGAAGCCGCGCAGGTGATACAGCGCCTTGCCCCGTGGCCGCTCATTACTCGGCCGACTGGCGCCCCGGGCCCGGCGCTCGCCGTACAGCACCAGCATCACCACCAGCAGCAACAGGCTGGCCAACTGCGCCGCACTCGACAGGCTGAAAAAACCGTACCAGGTTTTATAGATGGCAGTGGTGAAGGTATCGAAGTTGAACACCGAGACCGCACCGAAATCCGCCAGGGTCTCCATCAGCGCCAACGCCACACCCGCGCCGATCGCCGGCCGCGCCATGGGCAGGGCGACGCGCCAGAACGCTTGCCAAGGCGATTGCCCCAGCACCCGCGCGGCCTCCATCAGCCCTTTGCCCTGGGCGAGAAACGCGGTGCGCGCCAGCAGGTAGACGTAGGGATAGAACACCAGCACCAGGACAATGATCACACCGCTGGTGGAGCGCACACGCGGCAGGCGCAGGCCGCTGCCGAACCATTCGCGCAGGAGGGTTTGCACCGGACCGGCGAAGTCCAGCAGGCCGACAAACACAAAAGCCAGCACATAGGCCGGAATCGCGAAGGGCAGCATCAGCGCCCAATCCAGCCAGCGTCGCCCGGGGAATTCGCAGAGGCTGGTGAGCCAGGCCAGGCTGACGCCAAGCAAGGTCACGCCGACACCGACGCCGAGCACCAGGGTCAGGGTGTTGCCCAGCAGGCGCGGCATCTGGGTTTCCCAGAGGTGGGACCAGATTTGCGCATCGATGCTTTGCCAGGACAGCAACAGCACGCTCAGCGGCAGCAGCACCAGGGCGGCGACGGTGAAGACCGGCAGGTACCAGCGGCGTTGGGCGGGGTGGGCCAAGGAAAAGCTCTCAGAATAATGAAGGATTTGAAGCCGCCGTTAACAGATGTGGGAGCTGGCTTGCCTGCGATGCAGGCACCTCGGTGTATCAGTGATACCGAGGTGATGCTATCGCAGGCAAGCCAGCTCCCACACAAACCTGCTCCCACATTTGGAGCTGCGGTGTCCTACAGAGTGTACTTAGTTCCAGCCAGCGCGATCCATCAGGCGAATCGCCTCAGCCTGGCGCTTGCCCGCCACTTCCACCGGCAAGGTGTCCGCGACGAACTTGCCCCAGGTCGCCACTTCGGCCGACGGCGGTACCGCCGGGTTGGCCGGGAATTCCTGGTTCACGTCGGCAAAGATCTTCTGCGCCTCAGGCGTGGTCATCCACTCCACCAAGGCCTTGGCCGCTTCCGGGTGCGGTGCGTGCTTGGTCAGGCCGATGCCCGAGAGGTTCACATGCACGCCACGGTCGCCCTGGTTCGGCCAGAACAGCTTCACCGCCAGCTTCGGGTTCTGCTTGTGCAGGCGCCCGTAGTAGTAGGTGTTGACGATACCCACGTCGCATTGCCCGGCGTTGATGGCTTCGAGCACCGCAATGTCATCGGAGAACACGTCGGTGGACAGGTTGTTGACCCAACCCTTGACGATTTCTTCGGTCTTGGCCGCGCCATGGGTTTCGATCAGGGTGGCGGTCAGCGACTGGTTGTAGACCTTCTTGGCCGTGCGCAGGCACAGGCGACCTTCCCACTGCTTGTCGGCCAGGGCTTCGTAGGTGGTCAGGTCACCCGGTTTCACGCGGTCGGTGGAATAGGCGATGGTCCGCGCGCGCAGGCTCAGGCCAGTCCAGGCGTGGCTGGAGGAGCGGTATTGCAGGGGAATGTTCTTGTCGATCACCGGCGAGGTGAACGGTTGCAGGATGCCCATCTGCTCGGCCTGCCAGAGGTTGCCGGCATCGACGGTGAGCAGCAGGTCGGCGGTGGCGTTTTCGCCCTCGGCCTTGATGCGCTGCATCAGCGGGGCTTCCTTGTCGGTGATGAACTTCACCTGTACGCCGGTCTTCTGGGTGTAGGCGTCGAATACCGGCTTGATCAGTTCGTCGATGCGCGAGGAGTAGACCACCACTTCGTCGGCTGCCTGCACGGTGGTGCTGCCGATCAGGGTGAGTGCCAGGGCAGTCAGGAGGCGCTTGGGTGCCAACATGGGGGCGGTCTCTCATTTGCAAAAAGAGGGCAAATGATAAGGACTCACATTTGCTGGCGCTTGGTGGAGGCGTTACCAGATGTTGCATGAGTGGGATTTGTAGTGGGGCTGATGGCCTCATCGCGGGCAAGCCCGCTCCCACAGGGACTGTATTTCAAGGTCAGGGTTTGGCGAGGTCTGGGAGGTCGCCACTTAAACCCAACGCTTGACGCACAAACACCGCTTTAGCTTCGGGCATCTGGTCGACCATCTTCAGCCCGGCATTGCGCAACCAGCGCAGTGGCAGTTGGTCGGCCTGGAACAAGCGCTCAAAACCCTCCATCGCCGCCATCAACGCCAGGTTGTGCGGCATGCGCCGACGCTCATAACGGCTCAACACTTTCACATCCGCCAGGCGCTGGCCGCGTTCGTTGGCTGACAGCAGCACTTCGGCCAGTGTCGCCGCGTCGAGGAAGCCCAGGTTCACGCCCTGCCCCGCCAATGGGTGGATCACGTGGGCCGCGTCGCCGATCAACGCCAGGCCTTCGGCCACGTAGCGTTTGGCGTGGCGCTGGCGCAAGGGCACGCAGACGCGCGGGTCGGCGCTGATCACCGTGCCCAGGCGGCCTTCAAAGGCGCGCTCGAGTTCGCGACAGAAGCTCTCATCGTCCAGCGCCATCAGGCGTTCGGATTCAGCCGGTGTGGTGGACCAGACGATCGAACACCAGTCCTCCTGACCGTCCCGCACCAACGGCAAGAACGCCAGTGGGCCGGTGTCGGTAAAACGCTGCCAGGCTGTGCGCTGATGCGGTTGGCTGCTGCGCACGCTGGTGACGATGGCGTTGTGCAGGTAATCCCATTCACGGGTCGCGGTGCCGGTGAGGCGGCGCACGGCGGAGTTGGCGCCGTCGGCCGCCACCACCAGCGGCGCGCGCAAGGTGCGGCCGTCGGCCAGGGTCAGCAGCCAGTCGTCGCCGGAGCGGCGCATCTGTTCCAGGCGCGCATTGGCCAACAGGCCCAGGTCGCAGTCGTGCAAACGATCGAGCAAGGCGTCCTGGACCACACGGTTTTCGACGATATGCCCCAGCACTTCGGCATGCACGCTGGCCGCCGAAAAATGGATCTGCCCGGTGCCGCTGCCGTCCCACACCTGCATCTCGCCGTAAGGGCTGGCGCGGCGCTCGACAATGCCGTCCCACACGCCAAGGCGTTCGAGGATGCGCTGGCTGGCCGCCGACAACGCGCTCACGCGGGGTTCAAAGGCTGCGTCACGGTCGAAGGGTTTGACACTCAGCGGGCTGCCGTCCAGCAGCAGCACTTGCAGGCCACTGCCCTGCAACGCCAGCGCCAGGGCGCTTCCGACCATTCCGGCCCCGACAATCAGCACATCTGCGCGCATGTCCATGGTTTAAGCCTGTCTCGCTGGCGGCTTGCGCCGCACGTAAAGGGTTTTATCGACGCGCGCCACCAGGGTGCCGGCGCCGTCATGAATCTGCACCTTGAGGTGGGGCAAGTACTTCTCGCCCCCTTCGGTCTGCCGGCGGATCTCGTCGAGCAAGGCGTCGTCGATGGAAAACTCGGCAAACACCGGGCCTTTGCCCGGCGAGATGAAGTCGATGCTGGCGGCCTTGTCCCAGACGATGTAGTCGCGGCCCAGGTTCTCCATGAGCATCAACATGTAGAACGGATCGACCATCGAATACAGGCTGCCGCCGAACTGCGTGCCGACGTAGTTACGGTTGTACCAGCCCAGGCCCATGCGCACTTTGACGTGACGAAAATCGGCGCTCATCTGCTGCACGCTGACGCCCGCGCCCAGGTACGGCGGGTACAGGGTCATGATCCAACGCAACAGCCGCGCCTTGCCCAGGCGCTCGATCAACCACTTACGCATCGGGACGCGTGCCCAGGCCCATGGCCTGACGGGCGAACCAGCGTTTGGCCGGCGGCAACAGGTCGAGGCCGAGCAGGCCCATGTTGCGGCCCAGGGCGACCAGCGGTTGGGCGCTGCCAAACAGGCGCGTGACCTGGTCGGAGAAACCCACGGTCAATTTCTGATCCAGGCGCTGGCGTTCGCGGTAGCCCTGCAAGGTCGCCAGGTCACCCGGCACTTGCGGCCCGGCCAGCAAGGCTTCGGCCAGGGCCACGGCATCGCGCAGCGACAGGTTGAAGCCCTGCCCGGCAATCGGGTGCAGGCTGTGGGCGGCATTGCCGAGGATCGCCAGGTGGGAACGCACTTGTTCTTCGGCTTCCACCAGGGTCAACGGATACAGGTGACGCGCGCCGACTTGCTTCAGCGTGCCCAGGCGGTAGCCAAACACGCCCTGCAATTCGCTGAGGAAGCTGCGTTCATCGAGGTTGGCCAGACGCTGGGCGTCCATGCCGATGCGCGTCCATACCAGTGCGCAACGGTTGTCCGGCAGCGGCAGCAGGGCCATCGGGCCGTCATCGGTGAAGCGCTCGAAGGCTTCGCCGTTGTGGGCTTCGCTGGGGGTGATGTTGGCGATCAGCGCGCTCTGGTTGTACGGGCGGGTCTTCACGCCGATGCCCAGTTGCTCGCGCAGGCCGGAGCGGCCACCGTCGGCGAGCACGGCGAGGTCGCATTCCAGCACGGTTTCATCGTTGAGGGTCAGGCGATAGCCGTCGGGTAGCGGCTCCATGCGCGTGACTTCGGCCGGGCAGCGCCAGCTGACCACGTCTTTGTCCAGGCCTTGCCACAGGCATTGGCCGAGCCAGGCGTTCTCGACGACATAGCCGAGCGCCGGCACGCCCTCTTCCATGGCGGACAGGCGCGCCGTGGAGAAACGCCCACGGTCCGACACATGGATCTGCTTGATCGGCTCGGCGCGGCGGGCAATGTCCTGCCACAAACCCAGGCGCTGATAGATCTGCTTGGCGCCGTAGGACAACGCCGACGAACGCGCATCGTAGCTCGGCTGGTAGCTGTCGCCCGGGGCGAACGGCTCGATCATCAGGATCTTCCAGCCACGGGCCTTCGCCCCGGCCTGCAAGGCCAGCGCGAGGCTGGCGCCGACCAGGCCGCCGCCGATGATCGCCAGGTTGACCCGGCTCATCGGGCAGCCGCCATCAGCGCTTCAATGTCGGCGACGGTCTTGGGCACGCCGCCGGTCAGGATTTCACAGCCTTGCTTGGTCACTACCACGTCGTCCTCGATGCGTACGCCAATGCCACGCCATTTCTTTGCCACAGTCTGGTTGTCCGGCGCGATGTAGATCCCCGGCTCCACGGTCAAGGCCATGCCGACTTCCAGCACACGCCATTCACCGCCCACTTTGTACTCGCCCACATCATGCACATCCATGCCCAGCCAATGACCGGCGCGGTGCATATAGAAGGCTTTATAGGCTTCGCTGGCGATCAGCTCGCCGACGTCGCCCTGCAACAAGCCCAGCTTGACCAGCCCGGCGGTAATGACCTGCACGGTGGCCTCGTGGGCCTGGTTCCAATGTTTATTGGGAGCGATCTCGGCAAAGGCGGCTTCCTGGGAGGCCAGCACAATCTCGTAGATCGCCTTTTGCTCCGGCGAAAACCTGCCGTTGACCGGCCAGGTGCGGGTGATGTCGCTGGCATAGCAGTCGATCTCGCAACCGGCGTCGATCAGCACCAGGTCGCCGTCCTTGAGCAGCGCGTCATTCTGCTGGTAATGCAGGATGCAGCTGTTGCGTCCAGCAGCGACGATAGAACCATAGGCCGGCATCTTCGCGCCGCCCTTGCGGAATTCGTAGTCCAGCTCGGCTTCCAGGCTGTACTCGTGCAACCCCGCGCGGCTGGCCTGCATCGCCCGCACATGGGCGGCGCAGGAGATGCGCGCGGCTTCGCGCATCACCTTCACTTCTGCCGCCGATTTATACAGGCGCATGTCGTGGAGCAGATGATCCAGGGCAACAAATTCGTTCGGTGGCTGGGCGCCGAGGTGCGCTTTAGAGCGGATCACGTTGATCCACTCCATCAGGTGCCGGTCGAATTCGGCATTGCTGCCCATGGCCGAATACACCCGGTCGCGGCCTTCGATCAGGCCGGGCAGGATGTCGTCGATATCGGTGATGGGGAACGCGTCGTCGGCGCCAAAGTCACGGATCGCGCCTTCGGTGCCGGCGCGCAGGCCGTCCCACAGTTCGCGCTCGGCGTTGCGTTCGCGGCAGAACAGCACGTACTCGCCATGCAGGCGACCGGGCATCAGCACGATCACCGCTTCCGGCTCGGGGAAACCGCTCAGGTACTGGAAGTCGCTGTCCTGGCGGTAGACGTGCTCGACATCACGGTTGCGGATGGCCACGGCGGCGGCCGGCAGGATCGCGATGCTGTTGGGTTCCATCTGCGCCATGAGCGCCTTGCGGCGCCGGGTGTATTCCGCTCGGGGGATATGAATCATGGGCAGATGGGCGTCCTTTCTTAGTGCAGCGACGGCTTGGGTGCGGCGGGCTCAGCGGACTTCTTGGTCTCGGTGAACAGCAGCAGCGGTGCGACGCGCAGGTATTCCATGACTTCCATGTAGTCGCCTTCGCCGTCTTCGGACTCTTCCAGGGCGTCTTGCACCTGGGAGATCGCTGCCAAATCCTGCAACACTTCCTTGGCGTCGGTGCTCAGTTCCAGGCCGCCGGCGTTGACGCCGAAACCGTGGAGGAAGCCCTGGCACCATTGGCCCAGCGCGGCGGCGCGTTCGGTCAGTGGCGCGTCGTCGGTCGGCAGCAGCAGGACCACGGTGACGTCGTCACCGGTCAGCTCGCCCTTGACCATTTCCTGCAGGCCGATCAGCGCGTTTCGCACGTTCTCGGTCGGCTCGGTTTCCAGCAGCTCGGCCACATCGGCCAGCCAGTTGTCGGCATCAAAGCCTACGCCGGTGCAGCTGCGGCCCAGCAACACGCCGTGCAATTCGGCCGGCGAGCAAGGGTGGCCGCTGGTGCTCAGCAGTTTGGAGAAAGCGTCGTACGGGGAGTTCTGAATGGGCATGGTGAGCTAGGCGCCAGACGGCGCAATGTCTAGAATGGAGCGCTGTATCCTAGCACCGGCAGACGTACCAAGACTATCAAGGGCGTCAGATCGTTTATCCTGCAGTTGCCATTCATCAGACAAATCCAGTGGAACCCAATGGAAGACACCGACCTGCAAGCGCTGATGGCCAGACTCGAATTGCTAATTGATCGGGTCGAGCAACTTAAGAGTCAAAATGGACTCCTACTAGCTCAGGAAAAAACCTGGCGCGAGGAACGCGCTCACCTCATTGAAAAAAACGAAATCGCCCGGCGTAAGGTCGAATCGATGATTTCGCGCCTGAAGGCCCTGGAGCAAGACTCATGAGTTCAAGCAATAGCGTCACCGTGCAGATCCTGGATAAAGAGTATTCGATCATCTGCCCCCAGGAAGAGCGCAACAACCTGGTGAGCGCCGCCCGTTACCTGGATGGCAAGATGCGTGAAATCCGCAGCAGCGGCAAAGTCATCGGCGCCGACCGTATCGCCGTGATGGCCGCGCTGAACATCACTCACGATCTGCTGCACAAGCAGGAACGCCCTGACGTACAGGCCAGCGGCTCGACGCGCGAGCAGGTGCGCGACCTGCTGGAACGTGTGGATCTGGTGCTTTCCAGCGATTCAGACGCACCCAAGGGCTGATTGCCGCCGACGTTTAAGGTATACTCGCCCCACTCCCTGGCGTGTTTGCCAGTCGGCGATGTCCCTGAGCCGATTCGCACTACCCTGGAAGTTGCACGTTGGGCTGGTGTGCATGTCCGCTAGACGGAAAGCCTTAAAGCCTACTGCTTCTTCCACCTTGAACTTTCGGGTTCAAGGGCTAAGTCGACAGCGGCTCTGTCGGGGAGCCTGAATTCCCAAACTCAATGCCAGTCTTCGGACTGGCATTGTTTTATGAGCCGAAACCATGACCGAACCTGCGCCGCTTTCCCGTCCGCAACTTCGACGCATGTTGCGCAAAGCCCGCCGCGAACTCTCGCCGAGCGAGCAGCGCAAGGCCGCCCTCGGCCTGTATCGGCAACTGGCACAGCAGCCGCTGTTTCGCCGGGCCAAACATATTTCCTTGTATCTACCGACGGACGGTGAAATCGATCCGCGCCTGCTGCTGCGCGCCGCCCAGCGCCGGGGCAAGGCCACTTACCTGCCGGTGCTCAGCGCGTGGCCACGGACCAAGATGGTGTTCCAGCGCGTGCGGCCGGGGGAAAAGTTGCGGCCCAACCGCTTCCGCATCCTCGAGCCACGGGTGAACATCGGCCAGCAGCGCAAGGTCTGGGCGCTGGACCTGGTGTTATTGCCGTTGGTCGGTTTCGATGACGTGGGTGGACGCCTGGGCATGGGCGGCGGTTTCTACGACCGCAGCCTCGCTTACCTGGCGCGCCGCAAAAGCTGGCGCAAGCCGACGCTGCTGGGCCTGGCCCATGAATGTCAGAAGGTCGAGAAGTTGACGCAGGCGAGCTGGGATGTGCCGTTGGCTGGCACCGTCACGGATAAGCAGTGGTATATCGCGCAGACGCCGCAGTAAACAGCGGCGTCTGGAAGAAGGGTCAGCGCTTGAACGGTTGCGGTTGTTGCTGAGTCAGTTCAATGGGTGCATCGGTCTTGTTCGACCAGAGGCTTTGGGCATACCCGGTGGTCACGACGCCCAGACCAAACAAAATAACCAAAATCCATAGTAAATCCGGCTTACGTTGC
Proteins encoded in this window:
- a CDS encoding extracellular solute-binding protein, whose amino-acid sequence is MLAPKRLLTALALTLIGSTTVQAADEVVVYSSRIDELIKPVFDAYTQKTGVQVKFITDKEAPLMQRIKAEGENATADLLLTVDAGNLWQAEQMGILQPFTSPVIDKNIPLQYRSSSHAWTGLSLRARTIAYSTDRVKPGDLTTYEALADKQWEGRLCLRTAKKVYNQSLTATLIETHGAAKTEEIVKGWVNNLSTDVFSDDIAVLEAINAGQCDVGIVNTYYYGRLHKQNPKLAVKLFWPNQGDRGVHVNLSGIGLTKHAPHPEAAKALVEWMTTPEAQKIFADVNQEFPANPAVPPSAEVATWGKFVADTLPVEVAGKRQAEAIRLMDRAGWN
- a CDS encoding 2-octaprenyl-3-methyl-6-methoxy-1,4-benzoquinol hydroxylase; this translates as MRADVLIVGAGMVGSALALALQGSGLQVLLLDGSPLSVKPFDRDAAFEPRVSALSAASQRILERLGVWDGIVERRASPYGEMQVWDGSGTGQIHFSAASVHAEVLGHIVENRVVQDALLDRLHDCDLGLLANARLEQMRRSGDDWLLTLADGRTLRAPLVVAADGANSAVRRLTGTATREWDYLHNAIVTSVRSSQPHQRTAWQRFTDTGPLAFLPLVRDGQEDWCSIVWSTTPAESERLMALDDESFCRELERAFEGRLGTVISADPRVCVPLRQRHAKRYVAEGLALIGDAAHVIHPLAGQGVNLGFLDAATLAEVLLSANERGQRLADVKVLSRYERRRMPHNLALMAAMEGFERLFQADQLPLRWLRNAGLKMVDQMPEAKAVFVRQALGLSGDLPDLAKP
- a CDS encoding DUF4442 domain-containing protein — protein: MRKWLIERLGKARLLRWIMTLYPPYLGAGVSVQQMSADFRHVKVRMGLGWYNRNYVGTQFGGSLYSMVDPFYMLMLMENLGRDYIVWDKAASIDFISPGKGPVFAEFSIDDALLDEIRRQTEGGEKYLPHLKVQIHDGAGTLVARVDKTLYVRRKPPARQA
- the ubiH gene encoding 2-octaprenyl-6-methoxyphenyl hydroxylase, with translation MSRVNLAIIGGGLVGASLALALQAGAKARGWKILMIEPFAPGDSYQPSYDARSSALSYGAKQIYQRLGLWQDIARRAEPIKQIHVSDRGRFSTARLSAMEEGVPALGYVVENAWLGQCLWQGLDKDVVSWRCPAEVTRMEPLPDGYRLTLNDETVLECDLAVLADGGRSGLREQLGIGVKTRPYNQSALIANITPSEAHNGEAFERFTDDGPMALLPLPDNRCALVWTRIGMDAQRLANLDERSFLSELQGVFGYRLGTLKQVGARHLYPLTLVEAEEQVRSHLAILGNAAHSLHPIAGQGFNLSLRDAVALAEALLAGPQVPGDLATLQGYRERQRLDQKLTVGFSDQVTRLFGSAQPLVALGRNMGLLGLDLLPPAKRWFARQAMGLGTRPDA
- the pepP gene encoding Xaa-Pro aminopeptidase — encoded protein: MIHIPRAEYTRRRKALMAQMEPNSIAILPAAAVAIRNRDVEHVYRQDSDFQYLSGFPEPEAVIVLMPGRLHGEYVLFCRERNAERELWDGLRAGTEGAIRDFGADDAFPITDIDDILPGLIEGRDRVYSAMGSNAEFDRHLMEWINVIRSKAHLGAQPPNEFVALDHLLHDMRLYKSAAEVKVMREAARISCAAHVRAMQASRAGLHEYSLEAELDYEFRKGGAKMPAYGSIVAAGRNSCILHYQQNDALLKDGDLVLIDAGCEIDCYASDITRTWPVNGRFSPEQKAIYEIVLASQEAAFAEIAPNKHWNQAHEATVQVITAGLVKLGLLQGDVGELIASEAYKAFYMHRAGHWLGMDVHDVGEYKVGGEWRVLEVGMALTVEPGIYIAPDNQTVAKKWRGIGVRIEDDVVVTKQGCEILTGGVPKTVADIEALMAAAR
- a CDS encoding YecA family protein; translation: MPIQNSPYDAFSKLLSTSGHPCSPAELHGVLLGRSCTGVGFDADNWLADVAELLETEPTENVRNALIGLQEMVKGELTGDDVTVVLLLPTDDAPLTERAAALGQWCQGFLHGFGVNAGGLELSTDAKEVLQDLAAISQVQDALEESEDGEGDYMEVMEYLRVAPLLLFTETKKSAEPAAPKPSLH